One region of Termitidicoccus mucosus genomic DNA includes:
- a CDS encoding DUF3748 domain-containing protein: protein MPAPPRDFVIPDAERQITIAAHDHVLTNINCWSRDGRWLAYDIRSGDSSQFDGDLIEAVDMETGRILRLYHSRDGACCGVVTFHPALDRVVFILGPENPSGVWNYGFSRRHGVIVDINQPMKALPMDAMNYAPPFTPGALRGGSHVHVYSPDGQWLSFTYDDEILTRRDEKERGQKNAVPTAARDRNQRNVAVAAPFGPVHVARNHPRNHDGSFFCAVVTRTVNEPRPGSDEISRAFEEGWIGEDGYNRADGRRQRRALAFQGLVTAASGSRHAEVFVVDIPDDITRPGDAPLYGTATRRPAPPAGTAQRRLTFTDSRKFPGVAAAPRHWLRSSPAGTQIAFLMKDDDGVTQLWTILPNGGEPRQVTRLPHDIASAFSWNCDGTRIAAVIDGSVCVIDVASGDTARLTPRRDPSDAPSELACVFSPDGTQIAFLRHVMYQGNGYNQIFTVRVPEQTRPLPDFHANP from the coding sequence ATGCCCGCCCCGCCGCGTGATTTTGTCATCCCGGATGCCGAACGCCAGATCACCATCGCCGCGCACGACCATGTGCTCACCAACATCAACTGCTGGTCGCGCGACGGACGCTGGCTCGCCTACGACATCCGCTCCGGCGACAGCTCGCAATTCGACGGCGATCTCATCGAGGCCGTGGATATGGAAACCGGACGCATCCTCCGTCTCTACCATTCCCGCGACGGCGCGTGCTGCGGCGTTGTCACCTTTCATCCCGCGCTCGATCGCGTCGTTTTTATCCTCGGGCCGGAGAATCCGTCCGGCGTCTGGAACTACGGTTTCTCGCGCCGCCACGGTGTGATTGTGGACATCAACCAACCCATGAAAGCCCTCCCGATGGACGCGATGAACTACGCGCCACCGTTCACACCGGGCGCGTTGCGTGGAGGGTCGCATGTGCATGTTTACAGTCCCGATGGCCAGTGGCTGAGCTTCACCTACGACGACGAAATCCTCACCCGCCGCGACGAAAAAGAACGCGGTCAAAAAAATGCCGTGCCAACAGCCGCCCGCGACCGCAACCAGCGCAACGTCGCCGTGGCCGCGCCGTTTGGTCCCGTCCATGTTGCCCGCAACCACCCGCGCAACCACGACGGATCTTTCTTCTGCGCCGTCGTCACCCGCACCGTTAATGAACCACGCCCCGGCTCCGACGAAATCAGCCGCGCTTTCGAAGAAGGCTGGATCGGCGAAGACGGTTACAACCGCGCTGATGGAAGGCGGCAGCGGCGTGCCCTCGCGTTCCAAGGGCTCGTCACCGCCGCCAGCGGCAGCCGGCACGCCGAGGTTTTTGTCGTGGACATCCCCGACGACATCACCCGCCCGGGCGATGCGCCGCTGTATGGCACCGCCACCCGCCGCCCCGCGCCGCCGGCCGGCACGGCGCAGCGCCGTCTCACCTTCACCGATTCGCGCAAGTTTCCCGGCGTTGCTGCCGCGCCGCGCCATTGGCTGCGCAGTTCGCCCGCCGGCACGCAAATCGCCTTTCTCATGAAGGACGATGACGGCGTCACGCAACTCTGGACAATTTTGCCCAACGGAGGCGAGCCGCGCCAGGTCACGCGTCTTCCGCATGACATCGCGTCGGCGTTTTCGTGGAACTGCGATGGCACGCGTATCGCCGCAGTCATCGACGGCAGCGTGTGCGTGATCGACGTGGCCTCTGGCGATACCGCGCGCCTCACACCGCGTCGCGATCCGTCCGACGCGCCATCGGAGCTTGCCTGCGTGTTTTCTCCGGACGGCACGCAAATCGCCTTTCTCCGTCACGTTATGTATCAAGGAAACGGATATAATCAAATCTTCACCGTGCGCGTGCCCGAGCAAACCCGGCCTCTGCCGGATTTTCACGCCAACCCATAA
- the rbsK gene encoding ribokinase — MTKPRILVLGSSNTDMIIKLARIPRPGETLLGGKFTTAAGGKGANQAVAAARAGGDVAFIVRLGKDMFGDQALAGFKADKIDTRHILRDAKTPSGVALIFVAGSGENSIAVASGANARLTSADVRAAEAAFPGSKALVMQLETPLPTVTAAAKLAKKHGVPVILNPAPAPSEKLPPALLRLVSILTPNETEAELLSGIKVTDEASAREAAHALLKQGVETVIITLGAKGAYLHNARTSGLIPGRKVKAVDTTAAGDTFNGALAVALAEGRDLSEAIRFANVAAALSVTRLGAQPSAPARTEIERLLKRKP; from the coding sequence ATGACCAAACCACGCATCCTCGTCCTCGGCAGCTCCAACACCGACATGATCATCAAGCTCGCGCGCATTCCCCGCCCGGGCGAAACCCTCCTTGGAGGCAAATTCACCACCGCGGCCGGCGGCAAAGGGGCCAACCAGGCCGTCGCCGCCGCGCGCGCCGGCGGCGATGTCGCCTTCATCGTTCGCCTCGGCAAGGACATGTTCGGCGACCAGGCCCTCGCCGGGTTCAAGGCCGACAAGATCGACACCCGCCACATCCTGCGCGACGCGAAGACACCCTCCGGCGTCGCGTTGATTTTCGTGGCCGGCTCCGGCGAAAACAGCATCGCAGTGGCCTCCGGTGCCAACGCCCGCCTCACGTCCGCCGATGTGCGCGCCGCGGAGGCCGCCTTCCCTGGCAGCAAGGCGCTGGTCATGCAGTTGGAGACCCCGCTGCCCACCGTCACCGCCGCTGCGAAGCTCGCGAAGAAACACGGCGTGCCCGTCATCCTCAATCCCGCGCCCGCGCCTTCGGAAAAACTCCCGCCCGCGCTGCTCAGGCTCGTGTCCATCCTCACGCCCAACGAAACCGAGGCCGAACTGCTCTCCGGCATAAAAGTCACCGACGAAGCCTCCGCCCGCGAAGCCGCCCACGCCTTGCTCAAACAAGGCGTGGAAACCGTCATCATCACGCTCGGGGCCAAAGGCGCGTATCTGCACAACGCCCGGACCAGCGGGCTGATTCCCGGACGCAAGGTGAAGGCCGTGGACACCACCGCCGCCGGCGACACCTTCAACGGCGCACTGGCCGTTGCGCTGGCCGAGGGCCGCGACCTGTCCGAGGCCATCCGCTTCGCCAACGTCGCCGCCGCCCTCTCCGTCACCCGCCTCGGCGCCCAGCCCTCCGCCCCGGCGCGGACGGAAATCGAGCGTCTATTGAAACGCAAACCATAG
- a CDS encoding LacI family DNA-binding transcriptional regulator — translation MFSRPQNSLKQIAAKLGVSMTTVSRVLSGQAGKYRISEETATTILDYARKENFTPNPIAKGLRLRRTNTIGLVIADVINPFFAGIASEIANATRNLGYSLILSDSKGDLTLEKQAVELLWQRQVDGMIVCPASESFEHLARYAKERRPLVLVDQVSPEIGLPYVTSDNFAAGKMATAHLLEYGHKRIACLQGRPTTITSRLRVQGYAAALAGRGIAFDPAIVVGDSFDEQGGYLDTKLLLQSGRDVTAILALSDPLALGALRALAEEKRRVPEDVSIIAFDDQPFLAHLSPPLTTVAQSARAMGGAAVKILFERMRVADAAGDANNAGLLLPVSLITRKSVHKLG, via the coding sequence ATGTTTTCCCGTCCGCAAAATTCCCTTAAGCAAATTGCGGCCAAGCTCGGTGTCTCGATGACCACCGTATCACGCGTGCTCAGCGGACAAGCGGGGAAATACCGCATCAGCGAAGAAACCGCCACAACCATTCTCGACTACGCGCGTAAGGAGAATTTCACCCCCAACCCGATCGCGAAGGGGCTGCGTTTGCGCAGGACCAACACCATCGGCCTCGTGATCGCCGATGTCATCAACCCGTTCTTTGCGGGCATCGCGAGCGAGATCGCCAATGCCACCCGCAATCTGGGCTATTCGCTCATCCTGTCCGACAGCAAGGGCGATCTTACCTTGGAAAAGCAGGCGGTGGAGCTGTTGTGGCAGCGCCAGGTGGACGGCATGATCGTCTGCCCGGCATCCGAATCCTTCGAGCATCTGGCGCGATACGCGAAGGAGCGCCGTCCCTTGGTGCTGGTTGACCAGGTTTCCCCGGAGATCGGGCTGCCGTATGTCACCTCGGATAATTTCGCCGCCGGGAAAATGGCGACCGCGCATTTGCTGGAATACGGCCACAAGCGCATCGCCTGCCTGCAAGGCCGGCCCACCACGATCACGAGCCGGTTGCGGGTGCAGGGCTACGCGGCGGCGCTGGCAGGGCGGGGCATCGCCTTTGACCCCGCGATTGTGGTCGGCGATTCGTTTGACGAGCAGGGCGGTTATCTCGATACCAAGCTCCTGCTGCAAAGCGGGCGCGACGTGACGGCCATCCTGGCCCTGAGTGATCCGCTCGCGCTCGGTGCGTTGCGCGCGCTCGCCGAGGAAAAACGCCGTGTGCCAGAGGATGTTTCGATCATCGCTTTCGACGACCAGCCGTTTCTTGCCCACCTCTCCCCGCCGTTGACCACCGTCGCGCAATCCGCCCGCGCCATGGGAGGCGCGGCCGTGAAAATCCTCTTTGAGCGCATGCGCGTCGCCGATGCCGCCGGGGATGCCAATAATGCCGGCCTCCTGCTGCCGGTTTCCCTCATCACGCGCAAATCAGTCCACAAACTGGGCTGA
- a CDS encoding glycoside hydrolase family 2 protein: protein MRPHTSHPHAATFALVAFFSATATAPAKPWSPAGDLIKTSWAAQVSPESTLPEYPRPRLVRSDWQNLNGLWDYAITPKGAALPAAFDGQILVPFPVESSLSGVQREVGPDNELWYQRQFTIPADTAWRGKNVFLHFGAVDWRADVFVNGAPAGSHTGGYTPFSFDITNYIKTDAANTLTVRVWDPTDASDHPVGKQSRKPKGIWYTAVTGIWQTVWLEPVPENYIKDIQAVSDIDAGTLAVTVTQRSAGIPAREIADCNVRAPVEVELLDNNKILATARGHAGEAVTLSLKNPVLWSPENPKLYDLRARLFSGEKTADEARSYAAFRKISMQRDAAGIMRMQLNGKNYFHFGPLDQGWWPDGLYTAPTDEALRFDIIKTKELGFNMIRKHVKVEPQRWYYHCDREGILVWQDMPSTHSYGLGAKWGRNELDGGTDTLRTPLSKDNFYKEWGEIMDLCQGHPSVVVWVPFNEAWGQFDTDKVVAWTKQRDPSRLVNPASGGNLRMYKDAVGVLRPCADMVDFHHYPEPKIFKGDADRVLVLGEYGGLALPLPDHLWQSDGKNWGYGKVKFTGRDDLTAKYVEYANMLKGLVKDGFSAAVYTQTTDVEIEANGFYTYDRKVLKFDPAAVRSANREVIGTLPAE from the coding sequence ATGCGCCCTCACACCTCACATCCCCACGCGGCGACCTTCGCGCTCGTCGCGTTTTTCTCCGCCACCGCCACTGCGCCTGCGAAGCCGTGGTCTCCTGCCGGTGACCTCATCAAGACCTCGTGGGCCGCGCAAGTCTCGCCCGAGTCCACCCTGCCCGAGTATCCGCGCCCGCGCCTCGTCCGCTCCGACTGGCAAAACCTCAACGGCCTGTGGGACTATGCCATCACCCCAAAAGGCGCCGCGCTCCCCGCCGCCTTCGACGGCCAAATCCTCGTGCCCTTCCCCGTCGAGTCCTCCCTCTCCGGCGTGCAACGCGAGGTCGGCCCGGACAACGAACTCTGGTATCAACGCCAGTTCACCATCCCCGCCGACACCGCGTGGCGTGGAAAAAACGTCTTCCTCCATTTCGGCGCAGTGGACTGGCGCGCCGACGTGTTTGTCAACGGCGCGCCCGCCGGCTCGCACACCGGCGGCTACACGCCGTTCTCGTTTGATATAACAAATTATATAAAAACAGACGCCGCGAACACCCTCACCGTCCGCGTGTGGGACCCGACCGACGCCTCCGACCATCCCGTCGGCAAGCAGTCGCGCAAGCCCAAGGGCATCTGGTATACCGCCGTCACCGGCATCTGGCAGACCGTCTGGCTGGAGCCAGTGCCGGAAAATTATATAAAAGACATCCAAGCCGTCTCCGACATCGACGCAGGCACCCTCGCCGTGACCGTCACCCAACGGAGCGCGGGCATTCCTGCCCGCGAAATCGCGGACTGTAATGTCCGCGCTCCTGTCGAGGTGGAGCTGCTCGACAACAACAAAATCCTCGCCACCGCGCGCGGCCACGCCGGCGAAGCCGTGACGCTCTCCCTGAAAAACCCCGTCCTCTGGTCCCCCGAAAACCCCAAGCTCTACGACCTGCGCGCCCGCCTGTTCTCCGGCGAAAAAACCGCCGACGAAGCCCGCTCCTACGCCGCCTTCCGCAAAATCTCCATGCAGCGCGACGCCGCCGGCATCATGCGCATGCAACTGAACGGGAAAAACTATTTCCACTTCGGCCCGCTCGACCAGGGCTGGTGGCCCGACGGTTTATACACCGCGCCGACCGACGAGGCCCTCCGTTTTGATATTATCAAAACCAAGGAGCTGGGTTTTAACATGATTCGCAAGCATGTGAAAGTGGAGCCGCAGCGCTGGTATTACCACTGCGACCGCGAAGGCATCCTCGTCTGGCAGGACATGCCCAGCACGCACAGCTACGGCCTCGGCGCGAAATGGGGCCGCAACGAGCTCGACGGCGGCACGGACACGCTGCGCACGCCGCTCTCCAAGGACAATTTTTATAAGGAATGGGGCGAAATCATGGATCTTTGCCAAGGCCACCCGTCGGTGGTGGTGTGGGTGCCGTTCAACGAGGCGTGGGGCCAGTTTGACACTGACAAAGTGGTCGCCTGGACCAAACAGCGCGACCCTTCCCGCCTCGTGAATCCGGCCAGCGGCGGCAACCTCCGCATGTATAAGGATGCCGTCGGCGTCCTGCGTCCCTGCGCGGACATGGTTGATTTTCACCATTACCCGGAGCCCAAAATATTCAAGGGCGACGCCGACCGCGTGCTTGTGCTCGGCGAATACGGCGGCCTCGCCCTCCCGCTGCCCGACCATCTCTGGCAGAGCGACGGAAAGAACTGGGGCTACGGCAAGGTCAAGTTCACGGGCCGGGACGACCTCACCGCAAAGTATGTCGAATATGCAAACATGCTGAAGGGCCTGGTGAAGGACGGCTTTTCCGCCGCCGTCTATACCCAGACCACCGACGTCGAAATCGAGGCCAACGGCTTTTATACCTACGACCGCAAGGTGCTGAAATTCGACCCCGCCGCCGTCCGCTCCGCCAACCGCGAGGTCATCGGCACCCTGCCCGCCGAATAA